Below is a genomic region from Eupeodes corollae chromosome 1, idEupCoro1.1, whole genome shotgun sequence.
TGTTAAGATTTAAGTTGGATTAAAAAGCTTATGGGAAATAATTCCTAAGAAACTAACATAATTACTGGatactttgagatatttatatttatgccAGGGCATCATAATAAACTATTTGTAATTTGTGTGTGGAAAGCCATTTAGCTCTCCTACATATTGGTTAAAAGAGTCGTAATACTTGAGTAAAATCTAAATCGCTTTGGTTTAATAACTCAACGGAGATTGAATTAATGGTGACTCCTACAGTTCCAGTTataggttgaactactaagtgaacataTTCTAGAGATTCTCCGACATTTTCGAAGCCCAGGCTTGTAAGGAGCGTCTTATCCGACTCCCCGTCCTTATAGTTATACTAAGGCTCTGGATGACGaaccaagcaaacgaaataaggacaacgaacttcggatctgtacgtaaAAAATAtaaggtcccttaatagaccacgtgctAATTTGCTGGAAGGGAGATATAACCGCTATCCAAGACGTGCGATGGAATGGACCGGGCTGACGCAAATTAAAGACTGCGGTGTGTACTACGGCGGTTGCTTTGGAGAACAAAGCAGCGGCTATTTGGATGTggtttgttgttggaactagactcagtcGAAAAACCTTGAGGTTCAACAGTTTAAGCGAGCGCATCACCACAATCCGCATCAATGCTAAATTTACCAATTTGgggcgcatgccccaacagaggagaaagatgaacacaccaaagacatatttttcgagctcttgggCAAGCCatacatatgagcagtgccctggctttGACATTAatattgtcttaggagattttaacgacAAGCTATGAAGtgaaaacatctttggtggcacaatcggtaTATACAGTCTGCACAACACCACTtttgacaacggattcaggctgatcgatttcacaAGCGGGTTCTCTTAgcttgaataaaatattatattttccaCAAGGGAAAACTTAAATCTCCTGATTAATCAGCTGTCAACAAGATCGACCGCATTGCGATCGACGTccaaacattccgaggggccaacgtGCTGCTTGCGAATATGGTAAGACCACTTCTACAAATTATATAATTGTGATGACGCCGAATTCCTTTGTAAGGAAGATAGGACCtttcaacctaggcgacgcaaaGATAGTTATATTGAAACTAAAGaccaacaaagctgctggatcTGACAGCACCGCTGCCCAATTATTCGAAGCAGCGGGTGATGACTTGGTAAGCAGTGtgaaccaactcatctgcaaaatatcgTCCTGATAAAGTATGCCTAATGAGTAGAATATTAGCAGcagttcgtcaacaacctgagaGGTtcatatcagtgtggcttcagaccaggaaagtctatcATTGACCAGATATTCACAACGGTAGAAAACAGTCCAGAAACTTCGAATCGATACCCACATTCTCGATTTTAaaaccgcatatgacagcatctattaGGAAGAGCTTTACAGTTCTTACAGGTTGTCTAGTTTTTCCATCCCTATTAAACTTATaagtttgtgcaaaatgacgaaGAAAAATatacgctgctctatcaaggtcggaagaTCTCTACAATGCTTTTGATGGAAAAAAAGTCATATGACTTCTTGTCGATCGAAACTGTGGACTTCAGGGACCTTACTACTTGGTTGAGGTTTAGGTCCGTCCCGGACTgcagcgccatcttaagtaagaaagaaagataaagttttgcatttaaatttgaaaattgtggCAACCATGGTCAGATTTATGATTTACCCgctatttgggcagctgtcGCTTTTGAAGCtaccacttttttaaatttgacaattgaAAACTACGCCGTTGATTCAACAACCCATTTAAGTTGTTAACATTCATTACTAAAGCACACTTATTTGTAATAATCATCGGCCGTTAATAGTAAAATAGGTGTACAAATTTGAGCTCTTGGAACAAGTAGGTGATGGAAACAATCGGAACTTTGTGCTTCGCTCGAGAGCAACCGAGAATATGACTCTTGTAGCCTGTAACGCAGTGCTGGCGAAAATCGTTACAACGTTCTTTGCATAAACACTTAGGTCTTAAGGCTTTTTAAGTTAAGTCATCgaattgttttcaacaagacGTTGTTACGTGCCCCTCAAAGAACGAAATGATCAATGAAGAAAAGTCTCTTGACTGTATTATTCCTTGAAGAGATAATCACGAACCTAGACTTTGTTTATTTGGGCCACGCACAAGATAATGTCTATCGCCAATGCTCCCTAACCGATTAAAGCCCTTAGAGATGGGATTGAACTGGGTTCCTATAACCTTTAGTTCCTTTAAGCTATCGTTGACCTGCAAAGCTTTGTTTTCGTAAAAGAACAAAcacaagtttatattttattttgaatccatTGACAGGACAGtcttttttataatatcaaTACTTTCTTCAATTTGTGCTTTATTGATGACGAGTGGAGGAGCAAAACGTATAATATCACCGTGTGTTGGTTTTGCTAAAAGAccattttcttttaacttaacACAAACATCCCAGGCATCGAATTCTAGAAAAAAGAATGATTTATTCcataaatatttccaaaatcaataaaataaaagtcttaCTTGGATTAATAACAATAGCATTCAGCAGTCCTTTGCCTCTTACCACTGATACAACATCTTTTGGCAATTTGCTCAGTTCACTTCTCAAAATATTtcccatattctcagcattttCAGCCAAATTTTCTTCCACCAAAACTTCTAGCGCTGCGATAGCCACCTTACATCCTAATGGATTACCACCATAAGTTGATCCGTGTTCACCAGGTTTTATACACAACATTATTTCATCATCACAGAGAACAGCTGAAACTGGATAAATGCCTCCAGAGAGAGCTTttcctaaatttaaaatatccgGCCTGACGCTTTCATGATCTACCGCCAGCATTCTTCCTGTTCGCGCTAATCCTGTTTGAACTTCATCAGCAATAAATAGGACGTTGTACTTTGTGCATAATtcacgaacttttgttaaatagcCTGGATCAGGAACAACAACACCGGCTTCACCTTGAATCGGTTCGACCATAAATGCACATACATTGGGGTCTTTAAGGGCATTCTATATGGAAGAATCTTTATTAGCCAAAATTGTACTGACATTTTTTGTGTGTAAATGATTTACCTCCAATGCATTCACATTATTGTAATCGATAATTTCAAATCCTGGCATAAATGGACCAAATCCATCATAACTTGTTGGATCTGTTGAAGCCGATATAGCGGACATAGTACGACCCCAGAAGttgtttttggcaaaaataatcttttacaaaaaattgatttattaaacattaaatatttgaatattattaatataattttgtaccTTTGCTTGATTTTTGGGTATTCCCTTCTTAACATAACCCCATTTTCTGGCCAATTTACAAGCTGTTTCGCCTCCTTCAACACCTGTATTCATGGGTAGTACTTTTTCATACTTGAAGAATTTTGTGATAAATTCTTCATATTCGCCAAGAACATCGGAGTAAAATGCTCtgaaaaatgattaagttaattttattaaaataatcagTCTTGATAGCCACAACTTTATcttgtatacaaattaaaacctTTCTAAAAATAGTATTCAAAAGCAATTgaggaaagtttttaaatttatagataaGATTTCTAAATATTATCTTTTCAGTAAATCAGTAGTTAAATATCATAATTACAGCGAGTGTAAATGTGCATAAGGTCGTCAAACTCTCGGGaaatttcttcatattttcGTATGTTCGTATCTGAAATGTTAACTTGTTAACTTTGTTAATATTACCAATAATTCATAATGTTGTTAGGCTTTCACTATTTAAAAAGACATAATAAGTGTGTCGGATACCTAATGAACAATAGTACCAATTTTGCTGCTAGGTTGTAAATTATATCACTATAAACTTAGTACTTCgataatttatttacaataagCAACAATTTGACAACTGTTTCGATATAAGGGACTTAAGGAAAGTGTAAACTTCTATAGTTTGTGATTAGTGGGATGTCAAACATTacatctttaaattaaaactaaaatctgAAAATGCTAACTTTGTAAGTCAGGaaaaatatcttctattataaaaattgattttcaacttgacttcaaatttaaagtaaagtccaaaatacttttaaataatttgaatatcgttttgattatttatagagaaagaaaatttgtatcatAAGGGCGCCAATGATATTATGAGGCAAACATGTTCGAATCGTTTTGACACTTCCCGGCCACTTCATAtgattacttttcaaaaaagttggaGAAACAGGCCTCTAATGCTGCAAGATTGGAAGCAATACTCAATATTTTACCCCTGGATACATATGAATGTACAAGAAGCTGCTGCCAACAGAGCCCTACGGCTCAGCTAAACCAGTTGCTGGAAAACTAGACAAATCGGACACGCAGGGATTTGACAAGAATACTTAGGTAATAATGTGAGCACAGACTACATGGCACTATGTTGGGGTAGGTGAAGGTTTCTTTGTGGAAACACTTTATCTCGCCAACTCCTACAGATTCCCCGATCAAAGCAGGTACTTAAAAGCCGATGTATTAGCAGTGAAAAACTGCAAAATCGGCGCTCTCACGGGCTGGTATGACCATTTTCATTTGCCAcaacaataaaattgaagctTGTTAATTACAGTTGGCAGAAACTTACGGTTCTTAGCTCAAAGCATTAGACTGTGCTATGTACCATGTCACAGTGATATGCAAATTAAGGTACAGTACTGGGCCAATACATTATAGACTCTACCATCcatttgtgatttaaaaaagatcATTGGTTACAAAAAACACGAGAAAACCAGTGAAGGATTTGAAAGCCTTAAAACCTGCTAAGAGGGTATTGGCGAATTTCACGCTGAAATAGTTTGACGTACTTTTTTCTGACTCAATTTTCGGAAGTCTATTACATATTTCAATCGTTATCTATTATTCTAAAAAGAAACTGTTTTGCGTGaaccttttaaaaatgtcttcatCTTGAAGGatgcaacaaaatttgtaaattgtaGAAAGAAAATAGTTCatgaaattaaggaaaaaaatgcAACTGAGAACATAacttctctaaaaattaaataaaacaaaattaggctaaacaaataagttgtgaaaaaactttagtgtggcactcacaaattatgCGTTGCAGAATCTATTTTCAATTCAGTTCTTGAAATATTCAAAGCTTTtgtaacaaattaattaaatatgaaactttcaatttgtttttcaattagtatatttctgcaattttttaagatcttaaaagtttttgtatttaaaagaaaaccaattttgaaaaaaaacctttaagaaaacttcacactatttatgtaaattatatataaggtggcgcaacagtctctATAGAActagtgcctagtgacttacaactttcaaacaTTACTTGTTGCTTgtaatgttttcagggatgCCAATCCTAACAAttaatcacttttcatgacaaaaattactcttggagaatttgtcaattccttgcaagaggcaatacccgtgaaaattaCTTTAGATGGTACAGGCACGGTTTatacccaagacctctggcatgacagtcctacgcacttaaCAGCACTCCACGAGTATTACTACACTATTTATGTGCGtacaaaaaatggaaattatattaaatatcaaattggtTATCTTATTAaaagtttcttcttaagaacctaatTACTCGCTCTTTctcctaaaaaaaatcatacgcaaataatttaaagcattgcTTAAGattttctaaattctaaattgtgtgcaaaaaaaaatattttagttgttttcgACACTaaaccgctttttggtgaatatcgttaaattactaataaactTAGATAAAATCTTATCTTATTCAATTTAACTGTAtaaagctttatggctcatatggcCCCTTCCTTCATCATTAAATGGTGAAAAGTTGATACATTTCTGCTGAGCGATTGGGGCTGGCCTGGATTTccgatttatattttattcttggTCCAGTCTTCAATTCACAGTagtacccgtgttttgttggaaaatctagccatagtatagtaggattttacacgaataacaaaaacaaaacatccatagtactagcgataaaagttagagtagaatcttactagcgttgggtttttgacatttatacgagtctcgaatggatcttatgtgatttcgttctcaaattttggtacgattaatattgcatttttaCCTTGATGGctatgttcgttgagtagtcgtgcatttggaatcatgtgttttccattggggaaaaaatcattCTATGcctgttaatattatttaattttattattgaaaatggactaactgggcttattttgcaagaatagaaatGATAATTAAGTTATGCTATGTTTCcattttttggtgtttccaccacacaagaagatttaaaatgattaagtatgacaacgctttctaaaatgcaaatggtgcttcgatgtttcttatgaagtgcaagtgagatagtttgattcgtgataaataatgaaaaactgaatacttcagcaccatataagaatattctACCTACTCCATGTTTTACCCATTCCtgcacacaggtttttcttcagaaTCGTTGACTTGACTCCGATACCCGACTGGAATAGAGCCGAAACaggctcatttcaactcgattcagtatATATCGAATTGTGGCTCCCTTCAACATCACATGTTAAattagtagtctacgaacaaacccacTCCTTGAAGGAAttgtttaataaactttttttgtatagaattttaatttccagatgttttctaaCCATTTCtgcttgaaaattgtccatttattagttttagttatttttttttgctaagttaattttaacttttgattttcacaaaactttcttctatttgtatgtttttattattattattctgaaagATCTTATTtaagttgtaccaattttttaatacaaaaatttgactactgcggatcgttttgctggcaatttctcactgtatactatttatggaataccaaaaagtCGCACTTAGTATTTTTAGCACCAAAGTTTAAGGCCTTTATAAtcaataaaaagaggctgggaagcgactgataacttcccatcccgtctttcgatttgtcctgtttatcaattttttaggtttttgtgttttggtaacaaagttgtcagttgagtttttctaaaaaattgtttgtatatgatgaaaaagtttgatttcaaaatctatgttTGAAATGCGATTAAGTCGAAacgcaatttttaccaattttagtagtatttcttaaaaaaatgtatttcgtacgaaacaaatacaaattgggtgaatgaaattaatttgaagtcaatatcttctatttttcaCGAGATACCGAAATTCGAACATCTTAACCAGTTTTGcgtatactattttttgtagattttaattttcatgaataaaactgactgttgaatttttataaaaaatgtgctGAATATTtgctgtgagataaaattagtttgaagccaatatgttcattttttgcaaatttttaccaagttttagaaatgtttttgttttagatttattttttataaaaaaaaaaacaattattttgaagataaattaattttttgttcgttaaatattttaggtgacaaatattttgttcagttttcatgatctataaaaaaaccgttacttagatttgtttccaaaaatatgcttgcttggtatcactttacaatatataataacaaatttaattcaaattgctagcattattggttcatgagatattttcggttaaccaaaatgttcatcttttttttaaactgctatggtaaaataactcccactcaattttttgagagtcctttctgcatctctctGCATTATAatctgtatgacaaaatttattcgcAATCAATATCTCtattagttcttgagctatggatgaggaaaaaaacttcccgaacttATGGACGGACGAAcgtcttttattttacttaagggactctgaaacgtcgagaactgttaaaatgttcaattccaCAAATTGGCCTGATTAAGATAAAGTTATTAATCTCGAAGATTTCAAAGGAATTAAATAGAGTAAGTCACGCTATTTACAGAAtacagaaattaaaaagctttggTTTTCAtcctaagtttttgaaatggttggaatCTCGATTTGCATCGTCTATGGAATTAAAGCCCATCTGACGACTATGGTACACTTGGGAGGCAAAATTTGTATCTGTGTGCAACTGTGTTGCCTTCGATGCGTAATCCAACAACACCTTTTTTGGGTATGGATGCGAGATCACGTTTCACGTGTCGTCGACGGGATGGTTCGTTTTGGCGTTGTTGGAGCATTCCTTCAAAATCATCAACATAAACGTACCCGGCAACAACTATTGTACATGATTTTTCTCCTTTCTTAtaagcttcttcgatttcctgACTTGTTCGATCAGCATATTGCCACCAACCATTTCGGCCTTCATAGAACCACTCGTAGCCATCGTcggtagtttttgttttacaaatatcCTGTATTCCGGTAACGAGTTGAGGATGATCTAGGAACTTTGGTGGAATCTCACATCTACACATTGCACAACGACGATTTTTGTACGCAACACCTTTTACgcaaagaaaacagaaaataagaCCACACGGGGGTCTTGGGCGATGTATGCATGTTTGTAGGCAAATCGGGCATTCAATGACAGCTTCTGGGAAAAAGTCAATTTCTGTATGCTTTGGCAGTAGATTTGTTTCCGATGAAATTGAACTCGACGGACATGGACCAGAATCTCCGTCTCTTTCCGTCTCCGTTTTTTTTCTACTCTAGGTTACAGGTTTTTACAAAActatttgcttttaatttataatttgttggaaGTTCTTAGTTTTTATTCGACTTGAAGCCGACAGGGTTTTGGGCAGGTGCACAAAACAGAAACAcccacattttgaaaataaatacaaacgcCAAAAActcttctttaaattctttttgattgaaacaaaaattgaagaccAAAATGGCGTTCATAAATTGCAAGAACTGTATTGTATTGATTCTAAGTTGTTTTCCAATGCAAAACACAGAATTTTAGTGTTTTCTAATTGGGTATTCTTTAGGAAGGAACAtttttatgtgaatatttgaaataaacttttgttctggcaaaatataattgacaaacatttttcgTTAAAAGACATACACCTCACAAAAGGAATAAAAGCGATGCTCAGCTGCAGCTCATTGCTGTTTGTTGaacatattcttttttattggaCTGCTTTATCTATAAGTCCAATTGTAGATTTTAAATATCatgttgatgaaataaatagttttcaaaGTAATTTTCCAAGTGCCAGGCGAGATCAAAATTCTCCGTACGGTCTTGGGCATTAGCTATAAAATTAAGTACTCCTTTAAGTGGCTGTGAAGTGGTGTGATAGTTTCTGCTCATTTCTAACACAAATTGTGtgatttaaatgacattttaagtccaatttaaaagctttaattcTGTTTGGAGAAATATTCGCTAATCATGATTGTTATTGGTCATTGTTATACAAATTCCGTATTTTGGGTCAGTCCATCGAATGTGAGCAACACTATGATTTCAATGGAACACGATTGCAAATTAGTTTTGTTCAGTTTGCAAACTTTCTTGATTCATTCTGAAAAAATTTGTTAGTGCTTATCTTTCAAAGATATATCACATTTTTGGATAAgtacaaaaatgcaaaattcacttttatacCTTACATTGTTCGTTACTAGTTTTAAGATttcttgacaaaattaaaacacttttCCTGCAACTTAGATTATTGCACTATAAAAGTAGCAATAATTACGATTGATAGCACGTaaatatatcttaaaatatattatcaCACTATCAATAAAAAAGTGAGAATggaaaaatttctattttatatgCAATATTTAATTGTTACTATGTAAAGTGATTAAATTGATATCTAACTTATCGCCCTTTCATATCCCATCCATGCTTAGATACCAAAAATGAGACTAATTCGCCAATTGTATGCAAATGAAAAAATCTATAATCACTCAAAACTTATAAAGTTCTTCATTCCGCTATTATTgtatcataaaaaattaaaactcccGAAATCTGATATTGATTgtaaattgatttcaaactttaaatgcaaatatcacAAAAATCGAAGATATTTATGACAAGTAACAATGGTTACaaagattaaatattttatttgaaataagaaaaacttttaccTTGAGGTCAGTGCTAAACGTTTTGATTGTTCAACTAGAGCACCAACAATCTTTGGATGTCCATGGCCTTGATTAACAGCTGAATATGcactcaaaaaatcaaaatatctcacTCCCTCAACGTCCCAAACGTACACCCCTTCGCCACGATTAAGCGCCACTGGAAGTGGATGATAATTGTGTGCTCCATACTTATCCTCACGTGCAAATACTTCTTTAGAACTTATACAACGTTTTGCATTTGCAGTCACAGCTGCACGAGGAACAATGACACTTCTTATCAAAACTTGGCttgtaaacattgtttttgtatttttatgaactttaaattaatttcaatatcaatatcagaatgcacaaaataaaataattataatgttCTTTTCTTTGATTGCTCgtttaataatttaatcaacACTTGCAAACTGATCGAGAGCAGAGCACTTTGAAGACTGATAGAGTTTCTAATTTTGCTTGATATTGAAAAGTGTCAGTTGAAGTATTTATTATTCTTTCCatgataaacttttatttttagattaattTGATTCAAAGGGAAGATACGGCATCGGCGGCGGACGGATACCTAAAAACAGtagatattttatgtaaatatgcGTATTACTCAGAAATGTACATAATTCTATGGGGGTGggagaaatagttttgaaaaaaggttCAGACATACTGCATATTGTTGTTTTCAGTTCGAATTATGTTGACACAGCTTTTCTTTACACGTAACATGAGCCTAAATAAAATCCAGACGATAATTTAAGTACTTTGGAAAAAGTTGGGTCAGTAAAAATTAGATCCACATTAGAAttgtgtacatatgtatgtaattttattcaaattttgtaagtttttttgtcATAAGCTTTTGAAGTAATGAAGTGGATAACGATGAAATTGAGCTTTATTATGATTAACACATGGAAATACTTTTAGAAACTAGAAAATATACTTTACTTGATATTGAGGGTACTTGCCATTGAAAATAATTCTTGCAAATAGTTCAATTGAAATGTTTGACTTTTCTTGACCTTAAGGGTCAATAGAATTTAAATCCATTCCTTCTAAAAGAATGGATAAGTTTGTACTTTTTTACGTTGAAGATAGTTTcttattctttaaataaattttgtataataaaacaaaaaattgttttgatagctttttcttacaaaaattaaaacctagaCAAAAATTGATTCTTGACTCAAGTCTCTCAAAAGGCCAATGATATTGACGTCATAGATGAGCTTTATTAACTTATcatagcaagttattgtaatgggtccaatttgttaaatttaaaattttaccatttctcgacgtttcaaggtccctataagttccaaataaaagatttttagaaagatgtctgagcGTGCTTGtatacgtacgtttgtacgtctgtacgttcgcgacgtttttttcgtcgtccatagctgaagaaccagaagagatattgactcatctccaaaataattttgtgcaagaaaaaaaaaggttttaacatgtggtaaaatttcgagaaaaatcaagttgacagcttttttttaataaaaaataaaaacctaaacaaaaaaatgaacaaaagtttttaaaaattgattttcgactcaaatttcttttcaaaactttgagatattggctttaaactacttttatcttttaaaaaatattgttgtcaacactcagtaaaattttgagaaaaatctaaattgAGTTTGTTACAATTAATAAaaccccccaaaaaaaaaaacaatgctaaaacttagtgaaaatttactttcgactcaaataacttttcaaaaatttaaaatattgtcttcaaacttttttttatttcacagaaaatatttttttcgatactcagtagttttatttttttaatccaacgtccgtttttcataaaaataaaaataaaatctacaaaaaatagtacgcacatttggtaaaaattaatattcggttcttaatatctctcaaattaatttcatacatccaatttataaaaatttaagaaatgctactaaaattgataaacatttgttttcgactaaaaatgtgtttaacaaaactagattttcaaactaaactgtttcttgatatgaaaaatattgtttataattttattttttttaagaataaatccactaacaactttttcaacacaacacgaaaacctactaacttttaagcaagacaaatcgacagacgggatgggaagttatcagtgtgggtcgcatcccagcctctttttttataaagaattgcGTTACAAACAAAGGGTCATTAATTTTTCGGTTTCGAAgttaaagataaataaaaccGACAGATTTGGGATCAAGAATTTGGTTGAAAATTTGGTAATTGTGTATCGTTGAAATAAAAGTGAAAGAAGATTTCTTTTACACCGAacggataaaatatttaaattatttggaagATTTCgatgatttttcacaaaatctgTATATAGGTGGATTTACCTGACATAAATCAATGCTgttcttttatattataaaataaataatctctAACTATAAGCTTAAAT
It encodes:
- the LOC129939921 gene encoding ornithine aminotransferase, mitochondrial — translated: MFTSQVLIRSVIVPRAAVTANAKRCISSKEVFAREDKYGAHNYHPLPVALNRGEGVYVWDVEGVRYFDFLSAYSAVNQGHGHPKIVGALVEQSKRLALTSRAFYSDVLGEYEEFITKFFKYEKVLPMNTGVEGGETACKLARKWGYVKKGIPKNQAKIIFAKNNFWGRTMSAISASTDPTSYDGFGPFMPGFEIIDYNNVNALENALKDPNVCAFMVEPIQGEAGVVVPDPGYLTKVRELCTKYNVLFIADEVQTGLARTGRMLAVDHESVRPDILNLGKALSGGIYPVSAVLCDDEIMLCIKPGEHGSTYGGNPLGCKVAIAALEVLVEENLAENAENMGNILRSELSKLPKDVVSVVRGKGLLNAIVINPKFDAWDVCVKLKENGLLAKPTHGDIIRFAPPLVINKAQIEESIDIIKKTVLSMDSK